In the Mycolicibacter sp. MU0102 genome, one interval contains:
- a CDS encoding o-succinylbenzoate synthase — MPPPLDDILDRLHVVALPMRVKFRGITVREVALIDGPAGWGEFGAFGEYEPLEATHWLAAALESAYHQLPQPLRDRIPINATVPAVDAERVPEVLARFPGARTAKVKVAEPGQTLADDVARVEAVRALIPTVRVDANGGWTLDQAVEAAKALGALEYLEQPCATVAELAELRRRIDTPVAADESIRKASDPLAVTKAGAADIAVLKVAPLGGISALLKIAEQIGIPVVVSSAIDSAVGIATGLRAAAALPELQHACGLGTGSLFVDDIAETPAQKDGYLPVQPIAPDPARLKALAASPQRRQWWIERIKACHPLLGDR; from the coding sequence ATGCCGCCGCCTCTAGACGACATCCTCGACCGCCTACACGTGGTGGCGCTGCCGATGCGCGTCAAGTTCCGCGGCATCACGGTGCGCGAAGTGGCCCTGATCGACGGCCCGGCCGGCTGGGGGGAGTTCGGCGCGTTCGGTGAGTACGAGCCGCTCGAGGCGACGCACTGGCTGGCCGCGGCACTCGAGAGCGCCTATCACCAACTGCCACAACCCCTGCGCGACCGCATTCCGATCAACGCAACCGTGCCCGCCGTCGACGCCGAACGAGTTCCCGAGGTGCTGGCCCGGTTCCCCGGCGCCCGCACCGCCAAGGTCAAAGTCGCCGAACCGGGCCAGACCCTGGCCGACGACGTCGCCCGCGTCGAAGCCGTCCGCGCGCTCATCCCCACCGTGCGCGTCGATGCCAACGGCGGTTGGACGCTCGATCAGGCGGTTGAGGCGGCAAAGGCATTGGGCGCATTGGAATATCTCGAACAACCCTGCGCCACCGTCGCCGAACTCGCGGAGCTGCGCCGTCGCATCGATACGCCGGTGGCCGCCGACGAGAGCATCCGCAAAGCCTCCGACCCGCTGGCCGTCACAAAAGCCGGGGCCGCCGATATCGCCGTGCTGAAAGTCGCACCACTGGGCGGCATTTCAGCGCTGTTGAAGATCGCTGAGCAGATCGGCATCCCGGTGGTGGTCTCCAGCGCGATCGACTCGGCAGTCGGTATCGCGACCGGCCTGCGTGCAGCGGCCGCGCTGCCGGAATTGCAGCACGCCTGCGGGCTGGGCACTGGATCGCTGTTCGTCGACGACATCGCCGAGACCCCTGCGCAAAAGGACGGCTACCTGCCGGTACAGCCCATAGCTCCGGACCCCGCCCGCTTGAAGGCCCTGGCCGCTTCGCCGCAGCGGCGGCAGTGGTGGATCGAACGTATCAAGGCCTGCCACCCGCTGCTGGGTGACCGCTGA
- a CDS encoding sensor domain-containing protein, giving the protein MRIRSVGLACTLVLAAAVMADCARVTGGVAVPADQDGPRPVTAAMLPELLLKATTVSDIMGARGMRIKDSRTRMFDSGRQFPDHDCLAAWMPVEKSVYTDADWTATLTQSLSESAQDHFVIQSATVFATRDAARSFFDATARAWNSCGERTFATAKDGYPDTYWTFDTVADVDSTVWMTQHQDDSAGWSCQRALRVTNNVAIDVLACKLYVSDEAVTIANGIDARLPSV; this is encoded by the coding sequence ATGCGGATACGGAGCGTCGGGTTGGCATGCACGCTGGTGCTGGCCGCCGCCGTCATGGCCGACTGCGCACGGGTGACCGGCGGCGTGGCGGTACCAGCCGACCAGGACGGGCCCCGCCCGGTGACAGCCGCGATGCTGCCGGAACTGTTGCTGAAGGCGACCACCGTCAGCGACATCATGGGTGCGCGGGGTATGCGCATCAAAGACTCCCGGACGCGGATGTTCGATTCGGGCCGCCAGTTTCCCGACCACGACTGCCTGGCGGCGTGGATGCCCGTCGAGAAGTCGGTGTATACCGATGCCGACTGGACCGCGACCCTCACCCAATCCCTCAGCGAGAGCGCACAAGACCACTTCGTCATTCAGTCCGCGACGGTGTTCGCCACCCGCGATGCGGCACGCAGTTTCTTCGACGCCACCGCCCGCGCTTGGAACTCCTGCGGCGAGCGGACATTCGCGACCGCCAAGGACGGCTATCCGGACACGTACTGGACGTTCGACACGGTGGCCGACGTCGACTCAACGGTGTGGATGACCCAGCATCAGGACGACAGCGCGGGCTGGTCGTGTCAACGGGCCCTGCGGGTGACCAACAACGTTGCGATCGACGTGCTGGCGTGCAAGCTCTATGTCAGCGACGAGGCCGTCACGATCGCCAACGGGATCGACGCGCGGCTGCCCAGCGTGTGA
- a CDS encoding alpha/beta fold hydrolase: MTNLAYDDRNQDGEPVLFIAGRGGAGRGWHLHQVREFQLARYRPITFDNRGIGATENASGFTTETMVADTAQLIESLNIGPVRIVAVSMGSFIAQELMLARPELVKSAVLMATRGRHDRAREFFYQAEAKLAESRVELPAEYEAKVRLLESFSPKTLSDDAAIKDWIAMFTMWPVKSTPGLRCQLDVAPLTNRLPAYANITQPVLVIGFGDDVVTPAHLSREVADAIPGARYLEIPDAGHLGFIEKPDQVNKAALEFLAEVDGKPFRWAPMPAAHD, from the coding sequence GTGACCAACCTCGCCTACGACGACCGTAATCAGGATGGGGAGCCGGTTCTGTTCATCGCCGGGCGTGGCGGCGCCGGCCGCGGCTGGCACCTGCACCAGGTGCGCGAATTCCAGCTCGCCAGATACCGCCCGATCACCTTCGACAACCGCGGCATCGGTGCTACCGAGAACGCCTCGGGATTCACCACCGAAACCATGGTGGCCGACACCGCCCAGCTGATCGAATCGCTGAACATCGGCCCGGTCCGCATCGTCGCGGTATCGATGGGCTCGTTCATCGCTCAGGAATTGATGCTGGCCCGGCCCGAATTGGTGAAATCCGCTGTCCTGATGGCCACCCGCGGCCGCCACGACCGCGCCCGGGAGTTCTTTTATCAGGCGGAGGCGAAGCTCGCCGAGTCCCGTGTGGAACTCCCCGCCGAGTATGAAGCCAAAGTGCGTCTGCTGGAGAGCTTTTCGCCCAAGACGCTCAGCGATGACGCCGCGATCAAGGACTGGATCGCGATGTTCACCATGTGGCCGGTCAAAAGCACCCCGGGGCTGCGCTGCCAGCTCGACGTGGCGCCGCTGACCAACCGGCTGCCGGCCTACGCCAACATCACCCAGCCGGTGCTGGTGATCGGTTTCGGCGACGACGTCGTGACCCCGGCGCACCTGAGCCGCGAGGTCGCCGACGCGATCCCGGGTGCGCGCTACCTGGAGATCCCGGACGCCGGGCACCTCGGTTTCATCGAGAAACCCGACCAGGTCAACAAGGCAGCCCTGGAGTTCCTTGCCGAGGTCGATGGCAAGCCCTTCCGGTGGGCGCCGATGCCTGCGGCGCACGACTAA
- the menD gene encoding 2-succinyl-5-enolpyruvyl-6-hydroxy-3-cyclohexene-1-carboxylic-acid synthase has protein sequence MTNPSTAQARIVVDELIRGGVRDVVLCPGSRNAPLAFALHDADRAGRLRLHVRIDERTAGYLAIGLAVSAGAPVCVAMTSGTAVANLGPAVVEANYARVPLIVLSANRPYELLGTGANQTMEQLGYFGTQVRAAISLGLAEDAPERMDALNATWRSAVCRVLVAATGSRTANAGPVQFDIPLREPLVPDARTDGPPEPPGRPDGRPWTLTPPVSFDQPLDIDLSPDTVVIAGHGAGPHPNLAALPTVAEPTAPIPENPLHPLALPLLRPQQVIMAGRPTLHRPVSTLLADPSVPVYALTTGPRWPDVSGNSQATGTRAVTSGKPDPAWLRRCTELNAQANAAVRSQLAAHPLTTGLHVAAAVADALRPGDQLVLGASNPVRDAALVGLGNATSARGVTVRSNRGVAGIDGTVSTAIGAALAHEQQHPDARTIALIGDLTFVHDSSGLLIGPTEPRPQELTIVVSNDNGGGIFELLEQGDPRFADVSSRIFGTPHDVDIAALCHAYHVEFQQVEADDLASSLAEPAGGVRVLEVKADRSSLRTLHAAIKAAL, from the coding sequence ATGACCAACCCCTCGACGGCACAGGCCCGCATCGTCGTCGACGAGCTGATCCGCGGCGGTGTCCGCGACGTGGTGCTGTGCCCGGGATCACGCAATGCGCCGCTGGCCTTCGCGCTGCACGACGCCGACCGGGCCGGCCGGCTGCGTCTGCATGTGCGCATCGACGAACGCACCGCCGGTTACCTGGCGATCGGGCTGGCGGTCAGCGCCGGAGCCCCGGTCTGTGTGGCGATGACCTCGGGTACCGCGGTGGCCAATCTGGGTCCGGCGGTGGTCGAAGCCAATTACGCGCGGGTGCCGCTGATCGTGCTGAGCGCCAACCGTCCCTACGAGCTGCTCGGTACCGGCGCCAACCAGACCATGGAGCAGCTCGGCTACTTCGGCACACAGGTGCGCGCCGCCATCAGCCTGGGGCTGGCCGAGGACGCCCCCGAGCGGATGGATGCTCTCAACGCCACCTGGCGTTCGGCGGTGTGTCGAGTGTTGGTCGCTGCCACCGGATCTCGGACCGCGAATGCTGGTCCCGTGCAGTTCGACATCCCGCTGCGCGAGCCGTTGGTACCCGACGCCAGAACAGACGGGCCACCGGAGCCGCCGGGCCGGCCAGACGGGCGTCCCTGGACTCTCACGCCGCCGGTCAGCTTCGACCAACCCCTGGACATCGACTTGTCTCCGGACACCGTGGTGATCGCCGGGCACGGTGCGGGGCCGCACCCGAACCTTGCGGCACTGCCCACCGTCGCCGAGCCGACGGCCCCGATACCGGAGAATCCGCTGCACCCGCTCGCGCTGCCGCTGCTGCGCCCGCAGCAGGTGATCATGGCCGGCCGGCCTACCTTGCATCGTCCGGTGTCGACGCTGCTGGCCGACCCGAGCGTGCCGGTGTACGCGCTGACCACCGGGCCACGCTGGCCGGACGTGTCGGGTAACTCCCAGGCCACCGGCACCCGAGCCGTCACTTCCGGGAAACCCGATCCGGCCTGGCTGCGCCGCTGCACGGAGCTGAACGCCCAGGCCAATGCCGCGGTGCGCTCGCAGCTGGCGGCGCATCCGCTCACCACCGGCCTGCACGTGGCCGCCGCCGTGGCCGACGCGCTGCGCCCCGGGGATCAGTTGGTGCTGGGCGCTTCGAACCCGGTGCGCGACGCCGCACTGGTCGGGCTGGGCAACGCCACGAGCGCCCGGGGTGTCACCGTGCGATCCAACCGCGGGGTCGCCGGCATCGACGGCACGGTGTCCACCGCGATCGGTGCCGCCCTGGCTCACGAACAACAGCACCCCGACGCCCGCACCATTGCGCTGATCGGGGATCTGACGTTCGTCCACGACAGCTCCGGTCTGCTGATCGGGCCCACCGAACCGAGGCCCCAGGAGCTGACGATCGTGGTCTCCAATGACAACGGGGGCGGCATCTTCGAGCTGCTAGAGCAAGGAGATCCACGGTTCGCCGACGTCTCGTCACGCATCTTCGGCACCCCGCATGACGTCGACATCGCCGCGTTGTGCCACGCCTATCACGTCGAATTCCAGCAGGTTGAGGCCGACGACCTGGCCTCCTCGCTCGCCGAACCCGCCGGCGGCGTGCGGGTGCTTGAGGTCAAGGCCGACCGCTCATCGCTGCGGACACTGCACGCCGCGATCAAGGCCGCGTTGTGA
- a CDS encoding DUF3592 domain-containing protein, whose translation MKPLLRTLIRGNGALPRNTWPARLLRWARTGVVILVSLVTLQSVLLVAGAWRNDITIERDMGVAEAEVLNAGFRRSTIEFVTPERITYRPELGVLYPSELATGMRIYVEYDKSDPDLVRVQHRTAVLAVIPAGSVAVIAWLIGIAALAGCNVAERRWARAQS comes from the coding sequence TTGAAGCCGTTGCTGCGCACCTTGATTCGCGGCAATGGCGCACTGCCCCGCAACACCTGGCCCGCGCGTCTCCTGCGGTGGGCACGCACCGGAGTGGTGATCCTGGTGTCGTTGGTGACGTTGCAGTCGGTGTTGTTGGTGGCGGGTGCGTGGCGCAACGACATCACCATCGAGCGCGACATGGGCGTGGCCGAGGCCGAGGTGCTCAACGCAGGCTTTCGGCGCTCCACCATCGAGTTCGTCACGCCGGAGCGGATCACCTATCGCCCCGAGCTTGGTGTGCTGTATCCCTCCGAATTGGCCACCGGGATGCGGATTTACGTCGAATATGACAAGTCCGATCCGGACCTGGTGCGGGTCCAGCACCGTACCGCGGTACTGGCGGTCATCCCGGCAGGATCGGTGGCGGTGATCGCCTGGCTGATCGGGATCGCGGCGTTGGCGGGATGCAATGTCGCCGAACGACGGTGGGCCAGAGCGCAGTCGTAA
- a CDS encoding excalibur calcium-binding domain-containing protein — translation MIRRAVVLAGIFAFGVGIATTPVAAAEPYYKNCTEARKAGAAPIREGEPGYRRALDRDGDGIACE, via the coding sequence ATGATCCGTCGCGCTGTGGTGCTTGCAGGCATTTTCGCGTTCGGGGTGGGTATCGCAACCACTCCCGTCGCCGCTGCAGAGCCGTACTACAAGAACTGCACTGAGGCCCGTAAGGCCGGTGCGGCGCCGATTCGCGAGGGCGAGCCCGGCTACCGCAGGGCGCTGGACCGCGATGGTGACGGAATCGCCTGCGAATAA
- a CDS encoding DsbA family protein, which translates to MRSLMLVVTIALCALMPATGVARATAADTALTADHFGVRAGSAEAPVQLEIFCDAQCSECAKFEAASSDALSRHLAAGDVAVTYRWMTFLDARRKNDTSARVGNALMAAADPATSAGAYQAFVTDLYRHGGTPSVEDIATTARESGLPDHVVDRIAAGQQVVDATSMNAFNRVQLLSANPESPGTPTVYDLATKTVVDTDDAGWLDRLVNER; encoded by the coding sequence ATGCGGTCCCTGATGCTCGTCGTGACGATCGCGCTGTGCGCGCTGATGCCGGCGACCGGCGTCGCCCGCGCCACAGCTGCCGACACCGCCCTCACCGCCGATCACTTCGGTGTTCGCGCGGGGTCTGCAGAGGCCCCGGTGCAGCTGGAGATCTTCTGCGATGCGCAGTGCTCCGAGTGCGCGAAGTTCGAGGCGGCCTCCAGTGACGCCCTGAGCCGGCACCTGGCCGCCGGCGACGTCGCGGTGACCTACCGGTGGATGACGTTTCTGGATGCCCGGCGCAAAAACGACACCTCTGCGCGCGTCGGCAACGCGCTGATGGCAGCGGCCGATCCGGCTACCTCGGCCGGTGCCTACCAAGCTTTCGTGACCGACCTGTACCGCCACGGCGGCACACCCAGCGTGGAGGACATCGCGACCACCGCGCGCGAAAGCGGCCTGCCCGATCACGTGGTGGATCGGATCGCCGCCGGGCAGCAGGTCGTGGACGCCACGTCGATGAACGCGTTCAATCGCGTACAGCTGCTGTCGGCGAACCCGGAGAGTCCCGGCACCCCGACGGTCTACGACTTGGCGACCAAGACCGTGGTGGACACCGACGACGCCGGCTGGCTCGACCGGCTGGTGAATGAGCGCTAG